A region of the Myxococcaceae bacterium JPH2 genome:
GCGCCCTCGCGCAGCCCAAGGGCTGGAACGACTATCCCTCGGACGGAGTCGCCTCGGACTTGTCCTCGTCGGTGCCCTGCACGGGCGCCTTCGCGGGACGGTCCACCAGCTCCAGCAGCGCCATCTCCGCCGCGTCGCCCCGGCGGAAGCCGAGACGAACGATGCGGGTGTAGCCGCCCGGACGGTTGGCGTAGCGATCCTTGTACTCGCTGAACACCTTCTGCAGCACAACGCGGTCCTTCACGATGCGAGCGGCGAGCCGCACGTTCGCCAGACCACCGCGCTTGCCCAGGGTGATGATGCGCTCCGCCATCTTCCGGGCCTCCTTGGCCTTGGGAAGCGTGGTGCGGATCGCCTGGTGCTCGAGCAGCGAGGTGACCATGTTGTTCAACATCGCGAGCCGGTGGCTCGTGGTGCGGTGCAGCTTCCTCTGTCCAACCTTGTGACGCATGACACGCTCCGGGACCCTCGCGGGTCCCACCACTCCGGCCGTATCAGGTACCGGGTGGGAAAGGAGGACCCGACACTCAGGTCCACCGTGGGCAACGGGCCCGTCCTAGCAGGGCCCCCTGCCCTCGCGCCACCATGAACCGTGTCGGGGCGCGAGCGCAGGTGCGGCGAGGTCCAATCCGTGAGGACTAGACCTTGGGCTGCGCGGGAGCCGGCGGGTTCTTCGGCGGCCAGTTCTCGAGCTTCATGCCGAGCGACAGGCCCATCTCCGCCAGGATCTCCTTGATCTCCTTCAGCGACTTGCGGCCGAAGTTCTTCGTCTTCAGCATCTCGGCCTCGGTGCGCTGAACCAGGTCACCAATGGTCTTGATGTTGGCCTGCTGCAGGCAGTTGGCCGAGCGAACCGACAGCTCCAGCTCGTCCACCGAGCGGAACAGGTTCTCGTTGAGCTTGGCCTCTTCCTTCGGCGCCTCGGCGATGACCGGCTCCTCGGTCTCGTCGAAGTTCACGAAGACGGTCAGCTGCTCCTTGATGATCTTCGCCGCGTAGGCCACCGCGTCCTGAGGGGACACGGAGCCGTCGGTCCAGACCTCGAGCGAGAGCTTGTCGTAGTCAGTGACCTGACCGACGCGCGCGTTGGTGACCTGGTAGTTCACCTTGCGGATCGGCGAGAACAGCGAGTCGATGGGGATGGTCCCGATGGGCGCACCCGC
Encoded here:
- the rplQ gene encoding 50S ribosomal protein L17, coding for MRHKVGQRKLHRTTSHRLAMLNNMVTSLLEHQAIRTTLPKAKEARKMAERIITLGKRGGLANVRLAARIVKDRVVLQKVFSEYKDRYANRPGGYTRIVRLGFRRGDAAEMALLELVDRPAKAPVQGTDEDKSEATPSEG
- a CDS encoding DNA-directed RNA polymerase subunit alpha: MADTFVAKNWRDLIKPRRMEVDQDSLSPTYGKFVAEPLERGFGTTMGNSLRRVLLSSLQGAAITSVKIEGVDHEFTTVPEVVEDVTDVVLNLKEVLLRMHTNETKTLRIEVEGPKEVKAGDLITDQDVEVLNPGHHICTVSEGGKVRMELTCRRGRGYTAAAANKVAGAPIGTIPIDSLFSPIRKVNYQVTNARVGQVTDYDKLSLEVWTDGSVSPQDAVAYAAKIIKEQLTVFVNFDETEEPVIAEAPKEEAKLNENLFRSVDELELSVRSANCLQQANIKTIGDLVQRTEAEMLKTKNFGRKSLKEIKEILAEMGLSLGMKLENWPPKNPPAPAQPKV